One Sodalinema gerasimenkoae IPPAS B-353 DNA segment encodes these proteins:
- a CDS encoding response regulator transcription factor: MSSVCIQIVEGNPQLRSLLGWHLQQAGYSVCQSADLRHAQDVFFHRQPTLAIVDSDLPDGDGVEFARWLYQQHQCLVLMLSARSNEADVVTALKAGADDYICKPFGMQEFLARVEALLRRHRTMAPPAYLEYGDLKVDIVQRRVRYQDQPIELTPQEFSLLYVLAQAGGTPLSRSELLQRAWPDAIDNPRTIDTHVLSLRKKIERDPRQPNLIQTVRNVGYRFNLTGTESLTQQQPTQDFQDAYKANNHSLNGLNPTGPLSVSGNGKRGVVPQSSTVGHSVRG, translated from the coding sequence GTGAGTTCTGTTTGCATTCAAATAGTTGAGGGAAACCCTCAACTTCGATCGCTCCTAGGTTGGCATCTTCAGCAGGCCGGATACAGCGTGTGTCAGTCCGCAGATCTCCGACACGCTCAAGATGTCTTCTTCCATCGTCAACCCACCTTAGCCATTGTGGACTCAGATCTCCCCGATGGAGATGGGGTTGAATTTGCCCGTTGGCTTTATCAACAACATCAATGTCTTGTGCTAATGCTTTCAGCACGAAGTAACGAGGCTGATGTGGTCACGGCCCTAAAAGCGGGAGCCGATGATTACATCTGTAAACCCTTTGGAATGCAGGAGTTTTTAGCCCGAGTCGAGGCGTTATTGCGCCGCCACCGTACAATGGCTCCTCCCGCCTATCTAGAGTATGGTGATCTCAAAGTTGATATTGTGCAGCGCCGTGTCCGCTATCAAGACCAACCCATCGAACTGACACCCCAGGAGTTTAGTTTACTCTATGTTTTGGCTCAGGCAGGAGGAACCCCTCTGAGTCGTTCAGAATTATTACAACGAGCTTGGCCCGACGCCATTGATAACCCACGGACCATTGATACCCATGTGTTGTCCCTACGTAAAAAAATTGAACGAGATCCCCGTCAACCTAACTTAATTCAAACCGTTCGCAACGTAGGCTATCGATTTAACCTAACTGGAACCGAATCCCTAACACAACAGCAACCCACTCAAGACTTTCAGGATGCCTATAAGGCCAACAATCATAGCCTCAATGGCTTAAATCCCACCGGACCTCTATCTGTGTCTGGGAATGGAAAACGGGGTGTTGTTCCCCAGTCCTCTACTGTTGGCCATTCCGTAAGAGGGTAA
- a CDS encoding cytochrome b6-f complex subunit PetL, with translation MSGVVAYLLMVGGAFALAVVLLLGLRAVKLI, from the coding sequence ATGTCTGGTGTTGTGGCATATCTGCTCATGGTTGGTGGTGCATTTGCATTAGCTGTGGTGTTACTGCTAGGACTGCGGGCCGTCAAACTGATCTAG
- the malQ gene encoding 4-alpha-glucanotransferase, whose amino-acid sequence MPFPRASGILLHPTSLPGRFGIGDLGPEAYRFVDFLEGSGQQLWQILPLGPTGYGNSPYMSYSAMAGNPLLLSLELLRDDGLLTDADLDEAPECQGDRVDFDRVDQVKTRLLRKSYKNLRSRASSDQQEDFVAFCKDKAHWLDDYALFISLKTEVFNNTSWHEWDEPVAKRDPAALDKWRDELAEEIDFRKYLQYEFFRQWSALKQYANDHQVQMFGDIPFYVAHDSADVWAHREIFCLDEDTGKPSLMAGVPPDYFSETGQLWGNPIYNWEKLLETDLRWWMQRFHAVLDRLDLIRIDHFRGFESYWAVPGEDTTAMNGEWVEAPGYEFFEKLKAELGELPIVAEDLGVITPEVEALRDKFGFPGMKILHFAFDSGWDNPYLPFNYGSNNFVVYTGTHDNNTTMGWYNSRSEEDNQRVWDYLGCARGEGFHWDLIRLALSTNANQAVFPLQDLLGLGEEARMNAPSSPQGNWEWRYQAEDLTDELRDRLRFYTMVYGRGPRS is encoded by the coding sequence ATGCCATTTCCGAGAGCTAGTGGAATTTTATTACACCCGACCTCACTACCCGGTCGTTTTGGGATTGGTGACTTAGGCCCGGAAGCCTACCGCTTCGTAGATTTCCTGGAGGGGAGTGGCCAGCAGTTATGGCAAATTCTCCCTCTTGGGCCGACGGGATATGGCAATTCCCCTTATATGTCCTATTCGGCGATGGCAGGTAATCCCCTACTGCTCAGTTTGGAGTTGTTGCGCGATGATGGTCTGTTGACGGATGCGGATTTGGATGAGGCTCCGGAATGTCAGGGCGATCGCGTTGATTTCGATAGGGTCGACCAGGTGAAAACTCGCCTGCTACGGAAATCTTACAAAAATCTCCGCAGTCGCGCCTCGTCGGATCAACAGGAAGATTTTGTGGCTTTTTGCAAGGATAAGGCCCATTGGCTAGATGACTACGCCCTGTTTATCTCCCTAAAAACGGAAGTTTTCAATAACACCAGTTGGCACGAATGGGATGAACCCGTCGCCAAACGGGACCCCGCCGCCTTAGATAAATGGCGCGACGAACTGGCTGAGGAGATTGATTTCCGTAAGTATCTACAGTATGAGTTTTTCCGGCAATGGTCAGCCCTGAAGCAATACGCCAACGACCACCAGGTGCAGATGTTTGGCGATATCCCCTTCTATGTGGCTCATGATAGTGCCGATGTTTGGGCCCATCGGGAGATCTTCTGTTTGGATGAGGACACGGGTAAACCGTCGCTGATGGCTGGGGTTCCCCCAGATTATTTCAGTGAAACGGGCCAACTCTGGGGCAATCCCATTTATAACTGGGAGAAACTCCTCGAAACGGATTTGCGCTGGTGGATGCAACGGTTCCACGCCGTTCTCGATCGCCTGGATTTGATTCGCATTGATCATTTTCGAGGCTTTGAGTCCTATTGGGCGGTTCCGGGCGAAGATACAACCGCGATGAATGGGGAATGGGTGGAAGCCCCCGGCTATGAGTTTTTTGAGAAGCTTAAGGCGGAGTTGGGAGAATTGCCGATTGTCGCGGAAGATTTGGGGGTTATTACCCCGGAAGTGGAAGCCTTACGGGATAAGTTCGGCTTTCCGGGGATGAAGATTCTCCATTTTGCCTTTGACTCAGGCTGGGATAATCCCTATTTGCCTTTTAATTATGGATCGAATAACTTTGTAGTCTATACCGGAACCCATGATAACAACACCACCATGGGCTGGTATAACAGCCGCAGTGAGGAGGACAATCAACGGGTTTGGGACTATCTAGGTTGCGCGCGTGGGGAAGGATTCCATTGGGATTTGATTCGTTTGGCCCTGAGTACCAATGCCAATCAGGCGGTGTTCCCTCTCCAGGATTTATTAGGATTGGGCGAGGAGGCCCGTATGAATGCCCCGAGTTCTCCTCAAGGAAACTGGGAATGGCGGTATCAGGCCGAAGACCTCACCGATGAACTCCGCGATCGCCTACGGTTCTATACCATGGTCTATGGCCGCGGACCCCGGTCTTAG
- a CDS encoding DUF6761 family protein encodes MLQNTLTIRHYQALTDRFTSLWSRGYRTDDLRLYLDGYLSALRQDKSLEPILIHRLEEEALRFIQDPSNFEVPYY; translated from the coding sequence ATGTTACAAAATACCCTTACAATCCGGCATTACCAAGCCCTGACTGACCGATTCACCAGCCTCTGGAGTCGGGGATATCGCACTGATGATCTCAGGCTCTACTTAGACGGTTATTTGAGTGCTTTACGCCAGGATAAGAGCCTGGAGCCAATTTTGATCCATCGTCTTGAGGAGGAAGCGCTACGCTTTATCCAAGACCCCTCGAATTTTGAAGTTCCCTACTACTAA
- the aroB gene encoding 3-dehydroquinate synthase, producing MTQSVIPVNLPQNAYEIALASDSLDRLGSWIKSLNLGRKVMLVSNPKVFGYYGKRAIASLESTGFEVHHYLFPDGEEYKTLDSVSGLYDAALEVGLERNSTFIALGGGVVGDMTGFTAATWLRGINFIQVPTTLLAMVDASIGGKTGVNHPQGKNLIGAFYQPGLVLIDPMVLGTLPEREFRAGIAEVIKYGVIWDADLFRQLEAAKSLASPSNLSNQLLHEILMRSCQAKAEVVSQDEKEAGLRAILNYGHTIGHAVESLTGYTELLHGEGVAIGMIAASRLALALNLWSAEDDARQTQVIANAGLPTTLPPAVDIDAILAKLQTDKKVKDGQVRFVLPTSIGHAIVSDRVPPELIQETLAGLKKQSVQT from the coding sequence ATGACGCAGTCCGTTATCCCTGTGAACTTGCCTCAAAACGCTTACGAGATCGCCTTGGCTTCCGATAGCCTGGATCGCTTGGGGTCTTGGATCAAATCCCTTAATCTAGGTCGTAAGGTGATGCTAGTGTCCAATCCCAAGGTGTTTGGCTATTACGGTAAACGGGCGATCGCCAGCTTAGAGAGTACCGGCTTCGAGGTTCACCATTATCTTTTCCCTGATGGGGAGGAATACAAAACCCTAGACTCGGTCTCTGGACTGTACGACGCCGCCTTAGAGGTTGGCTTAGAACGCAACTCCACCTTCATCGCCCTCGGTGGCGGTGTGGTAGGCGATATGACCGGCTTTACGGCTGCCACCTGGTTACGGGGAATTAACTTTATTCAAGTCCCAACGACCCTGCTGGCCATGGTCGATGCCTCCATTGGCGGTAAAACCGGGGTGAATCATCCCCAAGGTAAAAACCTCATTGGTGCCTTTTATCAACCCGGCCTGGTGCTGATTGACCCGATGGTTCTGGGAACCCTTCCCGAACGGGAGTTCCGCGCTGGGATTGCTGAAGTGATTAAATATGGAGTCATTTGGGATGCTGACTTATTCCGTCAGTTGGAGGCGGCCAAGAGTTTAGCCAGTCCCAGTAATCTCTCTAATCAACTCCTTCATGAAATCCTGATGCGATCATGCCAAGCCAAGGCAGAAGTCGTCAGTCAAGATGAAAAAGAAGCCGGATTACGGGCTATTCTCAACTACGGACATACTATCGGCCATGCTGTGGAAAGTTTAACCGGCTACACCGAACTCCTTCATGGGGAAGGAGTCGCCATTGGCATGATTGCCGCCAGTCGGTTAGCCTTGGCTCTCAACCTCTGGTCTGCTGAGGATGACGCGCGTCAAACCCAGGTGATTGCCAACGCCGGATTGCCCACAACCCTCCCCCCAGCCGTGGACATCGACGCCATTCTCGCTAAGCTTCAAACCGATAAGAAGGTCAAAGATGGACAAGTGCGCTTTGTCCTCCCCACCAGTATCGGCCATGCCATCGTCAGCGATCGCGTCCCCCCAGAACTGATTCAGGAAACCCTCGCTGGACTCAAAAAACAGTCTGTCCAAACATGA
- a CDS encoding NUDIX domain-containing protein — protein sequence MPEYRNPVPTVDLLIELSDRPQRPLVLVERLNPPHGWALPGGFVDYGESVETAARREAKEETGLTVELVELFHVYSNPDRDPRKHTLSVVFLATARGTPQAGDDAKHLQVFGPWEIPQNLCFDHDRILGDYLKYRFHRIRPRLD from the coding sequence ATGCCGGAATATCGTAACCCCGTCCCAACTGTCGATTTATTGATTGAACTGAGCGATCGCCCCCAACGGCCTCTCGTCCTGGTTGAGCGGTTGAATCCTCCCCATGGCTGGGCACTTCCGGGGGGGTTTGTGGATTATGGGGAGTCCGTGGAAACGGCGGCGCGACGGGAGGCGAAAGAGGAAACCGGCCTCACGGTGGAACTGGTGGAACTGTTCCATGTCTACTCCAACCCCGATCGCGATCCCCGCAAGCATACCCTCAGTGTAGTCTTTCTGGCCACGGCCAGGGGAACCCCCCAGGCGGGAGATGATGCAAAACATCTTCAGGTGTTCGGGCCCTGGGAGATTCCCCAAAATCTCTGTTTTGACCACGATCGCATCCTCGGCGACTATCTCAAGTATCGCTTCCACCGGATACGCCCCCGCCTGGACTAA